From a single Dehalococcoidales bacterium genomic region:
- a CDS encoding MFS transporter, giving the protein MSRLKLEDCKKSGDALYLVMANLDPDNSGLQADLAAGKPAVAARGRFSVSDRAEAGTIIGSHTMTHVYGHGFYVIIPEIYRQLGLVPLQAGLIDTVRSLCGGLGSMLVGFIVDIYKHRRGLFLGLSIMTMGVGYFLVSVAPNYALILMALALASIGNAMWHPPGLGLLSERYPRRRGLLIALHRSSGSVGDTLSPPLVGFLLVAITWQQTLQAALPLAILLSVVLWVLLWNVGGSRVQHGSLKSNLQNYATALREAGRDSGLLTLLLVSGVRGMGDRGLFLFIPLYLAQNLEMSTIGIGFHLGLLTFLGIASGPVIGAISDRIGRKPMIILVLFMSAIFPPLMVMSGAGIGLTISIALFGVFLYSINSLVQAAAMDVAEGKKLEGTLIGLLWGNNALFSAASPILAGALAGIFGFQAAFYYAAVMFFAGGLLAFRLPVRKIPQP; this is encoded by the coding sequence GTGAGCAGACTGAAATTAGAGGATTGTAAAAAATCCGGCGATGCTTTATATTTAGTCATGGCTAACCTCGACCCGGACAACAGCGGGCTCCAGGCTGACCTCGCAGCCGGCAAACCTGCCGTCGCCGCACGGGGGCGATTTAGCGTCAGCGACCGGGCTGAAGCCGGTACTATCATCGGCTCCCACACCATGACCCATGTCTACGGCCACGGTTTCTATGTCATTATACCGGAAATCTACCGGCAGCTCGGACTGGTTCCTCTTCAAGCGGGCTTGATTGACACCGTAAGGTCACTATGCGGCGGGCTCGGCAGTATGCTGGTGGGCTTCATCGTGGACATATATAAACACCGCCGGGGACTCTTCCTGGGATTGAGCATAATGACCATGGGGGTAGGATACTTTCTGGTCAGCGTCGCCCCCAACTATGCCCTTATCCTGATGGCTCTGGCTTTAGCCAGCATCGGGAATGCCATGTGGCACCCCCCGGGCCTGGGGCTGCTCTCCGAGCGCTACCCCAGGCGGCGCGGTCTGCTCATCGCCCTGCACCGCTCCAGCGGCAGCGTGGGAGATACCTTAAGCCCGCCCCTGGTGGGATTTCTGCTGGTCGCCATCACCTGGCAGCAGACATTACAGGCCGCCCTGCCCCTGGCTATCCTGCTCAGTGTTGTACTGTGGGTTTTGCTGTGGAATGTGGGCGGGAGCAGAGTCCAGCACGGCAGCCTCAAGAGTAATCTCCAGAATTATGCGACTGCCCTGCGTGAAGCGGGGCGGGATTCCGGCCTGCTCACCCTGCTACTCGTCTCCGGGGTGCGGGGCATGGGTGACCGGGGACTCTTCCTGTTCATACCCCTGTACCTGGCGCAGAACCTGGAAATGAGCACGATAGGAATAGGCTTCCACCTGGGCCTGCTTACTTTCCTGGGTATTGCCTCCGGGCCGGTGATAGGAGCCATATCTGACCGCATCGGCCGCAAGCCGATGATAATACTGGTGCTGTTCATGTCCGCCATATTCCCACCCCTGATGGTAATGTCCGGAGCCGGTATCGGCCTGACTATCAGCATCGCCCTCTTCGGTGTTTTCCTCTACTCGATTAACTCCCTGGTCCAGGCAGCGGCCATGGACGTAGCCGAAGGCAAGAAGCTGGAGGGGACCCTCATCGGCTTGCTCTGGGGCAACAACGCCCTCTTCAGTGCCGCCTCACCGATCCTGGCCGGGGCGCTGGCCGGCATCTTTGGTTTTCAGGCGGCCTTCTATTATGCCGCCGTCATGTTTTTCGCCGGGGGTCTGCTGGCTTTCCGCTTACCGGTGCGAAAAATTCCTCAGCCCTAG
- a CDS encoding HIT domain-containing protein encodes MKHIWAPWRIEYVRMKKAAGCMLCDKPEEDNDVANYILYRGSQHFIMLNGYPYSPGHLLVAPYQHAGSLEELTDEELHEHFEVVRRGITVLRKAFNPEGFNLGINIGKVAGAGIEDHFHTHIVPRWGGDTNFMTVLSDVRVIPEALAETYQELKGKF; translated from the coding sequence ATGAAGCATATCTGGGCGCCGTGGCGCATCGAATATGTCAGGATGAAGAAGGCCGCCGGGTGTATGCTGTGTGATAAGCCGGAGGAGGACAATGATGTGGCCAACTATATCCTGTACCGGGGCAGTCAGCACTTCATCATGCTGAACGGCTATCCCTACAGTCCCGGCCATCTGCTGGTAGCACCTTATCAGCACGCCGGCAGCCTGGAGGAATTGACCGATGAGGAACTCCACGAGCACTTTGAAGTCGTGCGGCGGGGTATCACGGTGCTGAGGAAGGCGTTTAATCCCGAAGGTTTCAATCTTGGGATAAACATCGGGAAGGTAGCCGGGGCCGGTATCGAAGACCATTTTCATACCCATATCGTGCCCCGCTGGGGAGGGGACACCAATTTTATGACGGTACTATCTGATGTCAGGGTGATTCCGGAAGCCCTGGCGGAGACCTATCAAGAGCTTAAGGGAAAATTCTGA
- a CDS encoding VTT domain-containing protein — protein MSIKVDRDKRSAGEKKGNMLRGLVIPLLTVLLVVAISVTLFLYRDRVAEFKELGYLGAFLISLVANATIILPMPGILIISALGAALNPVVVGIIGGAGGALGEMVGYVAGYSGRSVIQDNRTYTRARYWMRKWGIVAIFVFALVPFLPLDVAGMTAGVLRFSIWRFLLACWAGKALLYSGVALAGFWGLELLMRLLKLAAPLSGAGVAALAVLALLVLALFIEDWTWKRGR, from the coding sequence ATGAGTATTAAAGTCGACCGCGATAAGCGGTCTGCCGGTGAGAAGAAGGGTAATATGCTGAGGGGGCTGGTCATCCCTTTGCTGACGGTGCTTCTGGTGGTTGCCATTAGCGTTACCCTATTTCTGTACCGGGACAGGGTAGCCGAGTTTAAGGAACTGGGCTACCTGGGCGCTTTTCTTATCAGCCTGGTGGCTAATGCTACCATCATTTTGCCCATGCCCGGGATCCTGATAATCTCTGCCCTGGGAGCTGCCTTAAACCCGGTTGTGGTGGGGATAATCGGCGGCGCCGGGGGGGCGCTGGGGGAGATGGTCGGTTATGTTGCAGGTTATAGCGGGCGTAGCGTCATCCAGGATAACCGGACGTATACCAGGGCCCGGTACTGGATGAGGAAATGGGGCATTGTGGCCATCTTTGTCTTCGCGCTGGTTCCTTTCCTGCCCCTTGATGTGGCTGGCATGACCGCTGGCGTGTTACGTTTCTCGATATGGAGATTTCTACTGGCCTGCTGGGCAGGCAAAGCCTTGCTTTATAGCGGAGTTGCCCTGGCCGGGTTCTGGGGGCTGGAACTTTTAATGAGGTTGCTAAAGCTCGCTGCACCGCTCTCCGGAGCGGGCGTAGCCGCTTTAGCGGTCCTGGCGCTTTTAGTGCTAGCGCTCTTTATTGAAGACTGGACATGGAAACGAGGCCGCTGA
- a CDS encoding NifU family protein encodes MKDKVEVVLDKIRPMLERDGGNVELVDTVDGTVKVRLTGACGGCPMATMTLKMGIEQILKEEIPEVKEVVAVD; translated from the coding sequence ATGAAAGATAAAGTGGAAGTAGTATTAGACAAGATACGCCCCATGCTGGAACGTGACGGCGGTAATGTGGAGCTGGTGGACACCGTTGACGGTACGGTTAAAGTGAGATTAACCGGCGCCTGCGGCGGCTGCCCGATGGCTACCATGACGCTAAAGATGGGAATCGAACAGATACTGAAGGAAGAAATCCCGGAAGTCAAAGAAGTCGTCGCCGTCGATTAA
- a CDS encoding heterodisulfide reductase-related iron-sulfur binding cluster gives MTGSSTRLPRDVRERFRDLRALEGMLITPEDRVWLEKPPARPAPKPTVLYLGCNILRTPHLAQTIVALFEHIGEDFVALGGTAFCCGLPVQTTENRGQSWGERLTIQFGHFQPQQVVMWCPSCLYYHQEVLALATPYPVVHVTEFLAENKHRFSFSPLPPTRIALHYHCGSPAQDRQAAAVRSLLAAVPGIETREIGSLPTWGRNCAGNQRDRMGREAWDSLITPFFDKATALQADVFATAYHGCLRMYGGYEKGQPFSVEHYLSVVARALGITYPDKYKQYLHWKDEEAILQDASANMKASSVTASSASPVVKRIFVDDCGF, from the coding sequence ATGACCGGCAGCAGCACGCGTCTGCCCCGGGATGTAAGGGAGCGATTCCGGGATTTACGTGCACTGGAAGGGATGTTAATCACGCCTGAGGACAGGGTCTGGCTGGAGAAGCCGCCCGCCCGGCCTGCGCCGAAGCCTACAGTGCTCTATCTGGGGTGTAATATTTTACGCACGCCTCACCTGGCGCAAACTATAGTCGCCCTCTTTGAGCACATCGGAGAGGACTTCGTAGCTTTGGGCGGGACTGCCTTTTGCTGCGGGCTGCCCGTTCAGACCACTGAGAACCGGGGACAGTCCTGGGGCGAAAGACTGACGATCCAGTTCGGACACTTCCAGCCGCAGCAGGTTGTGATGTGGTGCCCCTCATGCCTTTACTACCACCAGGAAGTCCTGGCGCTGGCGACACCTTACCCCGTGGTCCATGTGACGGAGTTCCTGGCGGAGAACAAGCACCGCTTCTCCTTCTCGCCTCTACCACCCACCAGGATAGCCCTCCACTACCACTGCGGTTCCCCGGCTCAAGACCGGCAGGCTGCGGCGGTCCGGAGCCTGCTTGCTGCCGTGCCCGGAATCGAAACCCGGGAGATTGGCAGCCTGCCCACCTGGGGGCGTAACTGCGCCGGAAATCAGAGAGACCGGATGGGACGCGAGGCCTGGGATTCCCTGATTACACCCTTTTTCGACAAGGCGACAGCGCTTCAGGCCGATGTCTTCGCTACGGCTTACCACGGCTGCTTACGGATGTACGGCGGCTATGAAAAAGGACAGCCTTTCTCGGTTGAGCACTACCTTTCCGTGGTGGCCCGCGCCCTGGGAATCACCTACCCGGACAAGTACAAGCAGTATCTTCACTGGAAGGACGAGGAGGCGATCCTCCAAGATGCGAGCGCCAATATGAAAGCCAGTAGCGTTACCGCGAGTTCGGCGTCACCGGTGGTGAAACGTATCTTTGTTGACGATTGTGGCTTTTAA